The Rosa rugosa chromosome 1, drRosRugo1.1, whole genome shotgun sequence genomic sequence ATCAATTGCTTCTTCATAATCATAATATGCTTTTACCTGCAATGGAAGCATTATAAAAAATTATCAGAACCATTTAGCTGTGACACAAAACCGAAAGCTCATTAACGTTTTTCCAAAATTATGATCCGTAATGACCAATACCTGTGGTCTTGGAGTAATTGCTTCAAAACTATGAAATACAGGATGATCAAAATTAGGGGGTTCCAGAACGATGTAAGCCCCTTTATTTCTATACCTCTCCTCAGTACCCTGTAGGGGAGACAAAGTGATATCAAATAATCAAAATGTAATGAAACAAATGATCTTTGTAGTTGTACACTAACCTACTAAGAGATAAAATGTCATTTTACAGACTGTGAAAAGGGTACTCTTACAACATCAGAGAAACCACAGCTCAAACCAGATTGGTGAGACTTATGACTGAAATCCGTCTGTCAGATCAAATATTGCTGGTCGGTTATGCATGAATCTTTTTCTCAAGTATTAATTTATTGTACCTTCCATATAATTTAAAGTTTCTCGAGTTGTATTTCAAACAATTCCCCACCTTATCTCAAAAAGAGAATATTATCATAATGATCGGTCCACAAACACATCCTACTAAAGATGTGACGAGGTTCTGATTTCCCCAAAATGCCTATGATCTGGCATAAGTATCGAAGCTCAAGGAATATAAAATTTCAGACACTTAATAGCTAGAAACATCAACATATATGGACAGGTTCCACATGGTCCACGATATGCACTGAAGTCCCATGCTGAAATAATGAGCAAAATTCCCAGAAGGAAAGATGCATTTAACGCATAACATATGAGAGGTGTTAAGACAAGAAATTTCCATCCCAAAAAGAACAATTTAAGGAGGTGAAAGAGAAATTTGTTTCAAATTAGGTTAAAGTTATTGGAAGTCTTAGTTTTTCATGCTCAAACTTTGCTTACTAGAATTTTAATGCACCCACAACCTCTGATAGAAAGTGCCAAACTGCCAATAACAGTTTCCAAACACATGCAAGGATTTCACATAAAACTCTATTAATGAACTTGAAGAATAACCATCATCAAGGGATTGTGAGCACACCTGAAATTGTGGGTAATCTGGAGCACTAAATAAAGTAATGAGCTTCCCTGACTCCACGATGTGATCTATGGTGTACCCTTGATCCATGCCTCCAAGACCTGGCCTCTTTTCACGCGCATCAGGTCCTTCATGCGATCTGATAATCAACTGATGTTTTAACAAGGTAGAATAACCACAATTTTAGTATTGCATCTCTGTTTGATACTTAAGTGAAAGCAACAATAGAGTAAAAAGAAATCATCTCACGTGCAGAGTGAGAGAAACGTAAAGAGCATTCCTTATGCAGTTTAGAAACATTACAGCTACTAGCCAAACATAAAGATGATATGGAAACAGAACATTTCTTTTACTCCTGATCCCCACTCAACATCTACCTGATGAAGTTCAATGCAAAGTAAAAGCAAAGCCATATCCACCTCCATGCTCAATGCAAGCCTTCATAAATAACCTTTTAGTGCTCATAAATATAACTAGAACATCGAAAGATGAGAAGACTCGGTCGTTAAAACAATTTGTCGTATTCATTGTCCAGCTGACCACTAAATGAAAGAAGACGGTTGGGAGGGGTATCCAAAGGTTAGCTTTGACCAGGGGTTTCCCTAAATTCAAGTCATAATGGGAAGATCAATAATGGCTAATTTATTATGCAACCATCACCACACTTGAAATAGTAGTAACCGAAAAGGTTTACAAGGTTTAGTGAGAGACAAATTTGGGTTCAAAAGTCCCCTTAACGCATGCCTTGATTGGCAGTCACATTGCACTATCAATAGCATGCAAGATCTAAAGTGTACAGGATAAAATACAAACCAGAAGACCTACAGTTAAAAATCATTATTGTCAACATAATTGCCCACCCTAACATATCATTTCAAAAACAATTAACCTTCAAGTCAACAACCATTGCCTGTGATGAGAAACACTACAAAAAGCATACTAAACTCCAAGTTTGACATTTACCTTGAGCTGAAATTTCTTAAGAAAGTCCTCAGTGCAATCAGGACCCCAAATCAGACCAATGCCTCTGACTTTATTGGGAGCAAGACCAGGTTTCATGGAGGGATCGGACCACAGCACATCACCCGGGATCAAGTTCAAACCTTCCCAGGGAGGATCAAGAACGGATCTCCGAGCCTTAGACAACTCATCTAAAGACCCCAGAACCAAAGTACTAGTCTCCGAATTcgaattcaaaacaatctttCGATTCTTCTTTCCCTTTCCCCTCTTAGCTGGTGTCACTGCAATGCTCCTAAACAGGCCCCCATGAGCAGTATATACATGGCCATTTATAATGGACGCAAGAGGAAGCCCTTCAAAGCATCCCAGGCATTTTCTATACACATGTTTACCTACTCTATCTTTACCATCGTCATCTCTATACTTGACTAGCACTTCCTTCTCAAACCCATAAACAGAAGTACAGTACTTGGATTCATGGTTACCTCTCAAAAGATACACGCTTTTCGGCATCAACACTTTCCAAGCCAGTAAAATCAAGAAAGTCTCAAGACCCCAAGCTCCTCTGTCAACATAATCCCCATTGAAGACGAAGACTCGATTCTCCGAAGGGTACCCAGCATCcttgagaagaaaaagaacgTCGTGCAACTGGCCGTGGACGTCTCCGACGACGACGACGGTGGAGTCAGGGCCGCAGTCGTCGATCTTGACGCAATTGGGTTCTTTGTGGAGAATCTTGGAGGCGCAAAGAACCAAGGAATCGAAAACCCGGACGGGAAGAACCTCCGGGAATTGGGTTGGTGTTAGATTTCTTGAAGACCAATCGAAGACGGACATGAGGTTCTGGACCCAGTCCAGGCTGAGCTTCCCGTCGGGGGGCCATTCGATTGGGAAGTCTACCTCCGGCGGCGATGATCCCAGGATCGCTGGCTCTGCAACTTCCGGGACTTGGTTTGGAGATAAAGATTGTTCTTGATGTTGGGATGTGGGTAGCGGAGGATTACAGTGAGATGGGTCAGATTCAGATTCAGATTCAGATTCAGGCGGAAGAAGAGCTGCAATTTCGATATCGCAGTTGCATGACATGTCTGCCCCTCAATGATTCTGCCAAAGCATTAAGCTGTGTAATTGTATATATTACTATTACACACACACGGGTGGttcagagatttttttttttttttttctcaggcTTATTACTACGAATCTATTTCGTTTTTGGAAAGATTTTGCCGGCAGAGGGTGACCTGTATACATTGCCCCGGGTCTGACCCGAGGTTGAGCAGTCTGGCCCGAGCATAAGGATCGATCAAGCCgagtataaatttttttttttttaattatatatatatatatatcgggaTCTGGAGATTTTGAGTCTGACCCGACCTGAACCCGGTTTCAAGACCCGACTTTTTCGACAACCTCCGGCGACCCCAGGCCACGAGACCGGCACAGACAGGCTCGCCCCCTCCATGCGGTCCTCCCTACGATGctggcttgcagcgatttgaagcgtACAAGGCGGATCACTGCTGCGAAGGCAGACCCGACAGGATTTTCCTCCTCCAACGGTCTTGTTAGGTTCGTGGAAGCTTCCTCCTTCGACCCTTAGTGGTGGTTTTGGACTATTTTCACTAGAGTATAGTCAACTCACGGTGAACAGTGATATTTGGCTTGCGGCGGCGATCTAGGCCTAGTTGGTTCAAGCTCCATGTATTAAAATTGTTCTACTTggtattcttgacattttggacggttggattgttgtggttttgagtttggccggcggcggtgtaCCACCGCCTGTGGCAGCCCATAGCGGCGTTTCCGGCCATGTTAGGGACAatttctggttttatatatcatctactcatcgatacgaacattttgatatataattcGTAATtattggagatcgtatgaatttgttagggtttttagCGATTTCGTTTCGCTCAGTTTTttatccgtgaggatccgaccttTCGATAGACTAGTAGTTTTGTcatattgatcgtagaagtattccggagactttgtgTGGTCTTTGATGAATTtctgcctcgattggcgttactttcggGTTGTAGTTCGATTTGgagattcgaactttaatcgaTTTGTATTTCGAGTACTGAGATGTGACCGTATgagattaggtacttgacgaagttgTAATGGACAGTTTGTTGTGATTGTGTTAGctcggttctgtatagaagacgcaatGGGATTCAGatgtgagtaatctcacaatgttcatttacgaacgaagttatcttatcgttttgggagttatttatttaactgcaaactatagttggtattagtggcattcctgagtgaatgactatatatatatatttacgtgaaatatatttGTTGGTGGTTTTGTTggttgatgaaaacaatatgcatgattgtgttcatttattgttttgaggtgtggcttttcggaaaacaattattgtgggaaatggtattttctattgatttgaaaagtgtttgagatTTGGGAAtcgcaggttgtgatttctcctttttgaGTTGAGTAACATTTCAGGTCCGGTATGatcattttaaatgttttaatctgacgaccggtggtctgaggatttgggagtcacaggttgtgatttatCCTTTTTGGTGATTTGAAACATTTTGGGTCTAGTGCGACTCGTTTAAATATTTTGATCTAAGAGTCAAGTTGGCCTAAGGATCCGAGGTCGCAGGTTGTGACCTCAGGTAATATATCGGGACTTCACACCTTTGACCGGGTGAATGGATATGATCAGTTAAatctctagtctgtctgccatcgtatctcatggatctaagtaggttacttacgaCTCCTGGGTACacattttgtccaggttggaccaaagtatcatattttatttgttaggttaacaatttatatgatttcgtCACTGTGTTGACTTttattgtccaggttggaccgaggtatcatattctatttgttaggttaacgatagataTGATTTGTTGTGTGTTGACTTTTATTGTCCAGGTTGAACCGAGGTatcatattctatttgttaggttaacgatagataTGATTTGTTGTGTGTTGACTTTtattatccaggttggatcgatttatcatatttggattgttaggttaacgatttatatgattttgtcacggtgtgactttcgttgtttcttttgggaaaataaTATTATTTTTGGGAAGCATGATATGTGTTCCTTTTCTcaagttgaaaggttttcctcgttttGTGTGAGTTGTGTGTTTTTGtatttgagttactcatacgagctttcataagtttaccgggtttgttgtgtggcaacccaatgcactattcgatggtgtaggggttaatcctgcaggtcaggataatcgtggctgaagccgAGTTCCGATAGTTGCAGCTtgacggtaggaagccaattttatGACTTTACCGTTGTTAAGACTTCCACTATGTAGTAAGGTTTGatgagcatttacttattattttgttgtgacaatttaattcgtaaacttgtgtaatatatgactctgcggagcgagtatatattgacattgtgggttcagggcatcaatatgtactttgtttaaagaaaaatgttttccaggtattttgtctTGATGACTTAActatcacgcatgtataattttgggattatattgatttttaaatgttgtttaaaaatcggggcgtgacatgagccaaaatagagagtattCTTTTAGAATTTTAGTTCTTGTAGCTAATGTTTGATTTAATTTAATAAAAGTGTTTTTGACGgtaaaattagaaaataaatggTCCTTGAACTTCAATTTAATTGGATTTAAGTGACAAGTCCATTTAAAATCAAAGACGTGTAAATGTCTAATGAGTGACTATTGTCGAGGAGATGATTCGGATTTGGAAATAACATTAAAAACTTGTTGATGACACTCACCATCAATGGTGGTAAATGAAAGTATGGAAGACCTTTATGATTTTTAAATTCTTGATCCGACCTTATGATTATTACTTCTATTTTCTTATTGAGTAGTGCTACATAcaccaaaaaaaattatacaaaaaaactaaggattcaaatttgctcaccatttttattttgtggtgatatcaccacccaATTAAAAATTGTCACGTCATGTAGAATTAATTTATTTGGTGGTATCACCACCAAAGtattggtggtgagcaaatttgaatccaaaaAGTAATACCAAAGGATGT encodes the following:
- the LOC133715033 gene encoding serine/threonine-protein phosphatase 7 isoform X1; this translates as MSCNCDIEIAALLPPESESESESDPSHCNPPLPTSQHQEQSLSPNQVPEVAEPAILGSSPPEVDFPIEWPPDGKLSLDWVQNLMSVFDWSSRNLTPTQFPEVLPVRVFDSLVLCASKILHKEPNCVKIDDCGPDSTVVVVGDVHGQLHDVLFLLKDAGYPSENRVFVFNGDYVDRGAWGLETFLILLAWKVLMPKSVYLLRGNHESKYCTSVYGFEKEVLVKYRDDDGKDRVGKHVYRKCLGCFEGLPLASIINGHVYTAHGGLFRSIAVTPAKRGKGKKNRKIVLNSNSETSTLVLGSLDELSKARRSVLDPPWEGLNLIPGDVLWSDPSMKPGLAPNKVRGIGLIWGPDCTEDFLKKFQLKLIIRSHEGPDAREKRPGLGGMDQGYTIDHIVESGKLITLFSAPDYPQFQGTEERYRNKGAYIVLEPPNFDHPVFHSFEAITPRPQVKAYYDYEEAIDSDEELDMASMATSP
- the LOC133715033 gene encoding serine/threonine-protein phosphatase 7 isoform X2, which produces MSCNCDIEIAALLPPESESESESDPSHCNPPLPTSQHQEQSLSPNQVPEVAEPAILGSSPPEVDFPIEWPPDGKLSLDWVQNLMSVFDWSSRNLTPTQFPEVLPVRVFDSLVLCASKILHKEPNCVKIDDCGPDSTVVVVGDVHGQLHDVLFLLKDAGYPSENRVFVFNGDYVDRGAWGLETFLILLAWKVLMPKSVYLLRGNHESKYCTSVYGFEKEVLVKYRDDDGKDRVGKHVYRKCLGCFEGLPLASIINGHVYTAHGGLFRSIAVTPAKRGKGKKNRKIVLNSNSETSTLVLGSLDELSKARRSVLDPPWEGLNLIPGDVLWSDPSMKPGLAPNKVRGIGLIWGPDCTEDFLKKFQLKLIIRSHEGPDAREKRPGLGGMDQGYTIDHIVESGKLITLFSAPDYPQFQTDFSHKSHQSGLSCGFSDVVRVPFSQSVK